Sequence from the Nitrosopumilus maritimus SCM1 genome:
TACGTGGAAGATGGAAACCACGTGTTACTGCGAAAGATGTAACACTAAATCTTGGAAAAGAAGCTAAAGTTCCTGAAGGAAAGTGGGGTAAGATTATTCATGATAAAGATTCAATGTGGTTAGCAAGTTGGATGGATTTTCTTACACAAAAAAGAAAGTATGTTTGGCTTTCAGATAGTTCCGACCTAAAACAAGGAAGAGACAAAGAAAAGTACGAAAAAGCTGTCAAGCTTGAAAAGGAGATTGAGAAGATCAAAAAAGCAATGGTCAAAGACATGAAAGATTCTAAAAAGAACAACGTTGCCACTGCATGTTATCTGATTTACAAAACTGCAATGAGAGTTGGAGATGAAAAAGATGAAGATGAAGCAGATACTGTTGGTGCAACTACCTTAAGAAAAGAACATATCAAAATTACTTCTGATACAATTGAGTTTGACTTTTTGGGAAAAGATAGTGTTAGATGGCAAGAGACATTAAAAGTGGTTGGAGACGATAAACAATTTCAAGAAAATCTCAAAAAATTAATTGAAAAGAAGAAACCAAGTGAGGAAATTTTCCACGATATTACATCTAGAGATGTTAACAAGTATTTGTCAGGAATTGTGAAAGGAGTAACTGCAAAAGTGTTCAGAACATATCAGGCAACGACCGTGGTTAAAAATTACCTAGTAAATCATGACAACATAAAGGGAAAATCAGATAATGAAAAATTATACCATGCAAAATTGGCAAATCTAGAAGCTGCAATAATGTGTAATCACAAAAGGACAATTCCAAAAACATTTGAGCAGTCATTGCAAAAAAAGAAAGATACTCTCAAGAAAAGAGAGAGAGAAAAAGCATGGGAAAAGACACAGCAAACTCTCAAAAAAGTAGAATCATCAGAGCCAAAAACAGATACTCAGAAAAAGAACAAAGAAAAGAGAATCAAGACATTAAATGAGCAAATCAAAAAACAAAAACAAAAACACAAAGAAAGAATTGAAAAACTAAAATTACAAGTTGACTTGTCTGAGAAAACTAGAGATTACAACCTTGGAACGTCACTTAGAAATTACATAGATCCACGTGTTTTCAAAGCATGGACAGATGAGGTTGGTGCAGAATGGGAGAAACTATACACATCAGCACTTCAAAAGAAATTCCTTTGGGTCAAAAATGAAAACACAAAGTGGAAGGAAATCAAATAATTAAAAATTAATTTTTAGGAACATATGCAAATCCAGGTCCCCAACTAGAACGTTGTTTTGCTTGATAATCTTTTGAAGACTCCATATCTCCTTTTTCAGCTGAAGTAAGGTGTATTTCCACTGGAGAATATCCTATACATTCAAAATGAAATTCATTAGTTAATGCAAAGCCTTTGTAAAAACTCTCTTCAAGATCATGTTCTGTTTTAAGTTTATAATCAGTTACATGACATTTTGAATAATCATATCCACGAGCATGAATATTTCCATACATCATACTAACATTAACATCAAACAACTCATCAAGTGAAGAAACGCCAGTTGTTTTTGCACCAGTTTTTCTGGAATCATCAACTACTTCATATAACAACGGAGTGACTCCAGGTACCCCTACAAGTTCAAATGTTGGATTTGCTTTTGAAATCAAATTACCTTGATAAAATTCAGGGAATTCTACAACTTCAGTTCCGCTATCAAAGCTAAATGTGGCTACTGCTCTAGGACCAGCACCCATGTTATAATTTACAGTTACAGGTTGAGGTTCATTGTCAGGATTCACAGGACTTAATCCAGAACATTCAACATCCAGTATTTCGGCAGTTGCAAATCCACGCTTACCAGTATAACCCTCTTCTTTATCTTGCAAAGTGAGTATATCATAACCACTCACAATACAATCTTCATAGTTAAGAGTACGTATTGTTTGAGTATCTGTTTTTGTTAATCCAGTTAACTTTTCAGGAATTACAAGGTCTACAGTTACATCAAAATCTTCATTATAACTTGTTGCAAGACCACCTACTTTTTGAGATTTTATGATTGCGTTATCAATCAATGGGTGAGGTAGAACTGCAGTAATGATTTGAAAACTAGGAGTTCCAATATCTTCCTCGCTATATCCTCCAGTTG
This genomic interval carries:
- a CDS encoding DNA topoisomerase I, with translation MKWKTLQHKGILFPPAYEAQGIKIKIKGEKVDLNLDQEEMIYQWAKKKDTPYAQDKVFQKNFTADFAKTLDSKFKKISYEDIDFSDAYKLVDKEKDLKEMMTKEEKKAIAAKRKELREELKSKYGVAVMDGKEVEVGNYMAEPPGIFIGRGEHPLRGRWKPRVTAKDVTLNLGKEAKVPEGKWGKIIHDKDSMWLASWMDFLTQKRKYVWLSDSSDLKQGRDKEKYEKAVKLEKEIEKIKKAMVKDMKDSKKNNVATACYLIYKTAMRVGDEKDEDEADTVGATTLRKEHIKITSDTIEFDFLGKDSVRWQETLKVVGDDKQFQENLKKLIEKKKPSEEIFHDITSRDVNKYLSGIVKGVTAKVFRTYQATTVVKNYLVNHDNIKGKSDNEKLYHAKLANLEAAIMCNHKRTIPKTFEQSLQKKKDTLKKREREKAWEKTQQTLKKVESSEPKTDTQKKNKEKRIKTLNEQIKKQKQKHKERIEKLKLQVDLSEKTRDYNLGTSLRNYIDPRVFKAWTDEVGAEWEKLYTSALQKKFLWVKNENTKWKEIK